In Hamadaea flava, a genomic segment contains:
- the dapC gene encoding succinyldiaminopimelate transaminase, protein MSRASAGRRSPAAGLPDVPWDRLEPLKAVAAAHPDGLVDLSMGTPVDSVDPLLQAALSGAADSPGYPLTAGSVALRDAMLAYVRRYCRAGGELGVLPTIGSKELVAWLPRFLGLGPGDTVVIPEVCYPTYEVGALLAGTTVVRADTPPAEPAALVWLNSPGNPHGRVATVAQMRAWVAWARDCGAVIASDECYLSLPWEQTPVSILDPEVCDGSAAGLLAIHSLSKRSNLAGYRAGLVAGDPELVADLLLLRKHAGMIVPAPVQAAMVAALGDEAHADRQREIYRARRGVLRPALEKAGFRIEHSTAGLYLWATRDEPGLRTVGWLADRGVLGVPGEFYGPAGEPFVRLALTASDERIAAAADRILALP, encoded by the coding sequence ATGAGCCGGGCGAGCGCCGGCCGCCGTTCACCGGCCGCCGGGCTGCCCGACGTGCCCTGGGACCGCCTGGAGCCGCTCAAGGCGGTTGCCGCCGCGCATCCGGACGGGCTCGTCGACTTGTCGATGGGCACCCCGGTGGACTCGGTGGACCCGCTGCTCCAGGCGGCGCTCAGCGGCGCGGCCGACTCGCCCGGCTATCCGCTCACCGCAGGCAGCGTGGCGCTGCGGGACGCGATGCTCGCCTACGTCCGGCGTTACTGCCGGGCCGGCGGCGAGCTGGGGGTCCTGCCGACGATCGGCTCCAAGGAGCTGGTCGCCTGGTTGCCACGCTTTCTGGGGTTGGGCCCGGGGGACACCGTCGTCATCCCCGAGGTCTGTTACCCCACCTACGAGGTCGGCGCGCTGCTGGCCGGGACGACCGTCGTCCGGGCCGACACGCCGCCTGCCGAGCCCGCGGCGTTGGTCTGGCTGAACTCGCCGGGCAACCCGCACGGCCGGGTCGCCACCGTCGCCCAGATGCGCGCGTGGGTGGCCTGGGCCCGGGACTGCGGCGCGGTCATCGCCTCCGACGAGTGCTACCTCAGCCTGCCGTGGGAACAGACGCCGGTCTCGATCCTCGATCCCGAGGTCTGTGACGGGTCGGCAGCCGGCCTGCTCGCCATCCACTCGCTGTCGAAGCGGTCGAACCTGGCCGGCTATCGGGCGGGCCTGGTCGCGGGCGACCCGGAGTTGGTCGCGGACCTCCTCCTGCTGCGCAAGCACGCCGGGATGATCGTGCCGGCTCCGGTCCAGGCCGCCATGGTCGCCGCACTGGGCGACGAGGCGCACGCCGACCGGCAGCGGGAGATCTACCGAGCCCGTCGCGGGGTGCTGCGGCCGGCACTGGAGAAGGCCGGCTTCCGCATCGAGCACTCGACGGCCGGCCTGTACCTGTGGGCCACCCGCGACGAACCCGGTCTGCGAACGGTCGGCTGGCTGGCCGATCGGGGCGTCCTGGGCGTACCGGGCGAGTTCTACGGCCCGGCCGGAGAGCCTTTCGTGCGGCTCGCGCTCACCGCGTCCGACGAACGCATCGCGGCGGCGGCCGACCGCATCCTCGCGCTTCCCTAA
- a CDS encoding ABC transporter permease, giving the protein MFRFFVKRALLAVLTLFAISVTVFGLFFLGPADPAATMCGTKACTQAQHDKIEQSLELDKSPVTQYANYMKGVFVGRDIGSGPDKIECPAPCLGINFRTYEKVSDIIGRTLPVTFSVVLGAAVIYVLFGTALGMTSAIKRGSLLDRIAAGTALTFASTQIFFLGSLILAIFVYNLGWLPRAQYISPFEDPLGWIGGMITPWIALGLINSASYSRFSRAQMIETLSEDYIRTARAKGLRMKAVYLRHALRAAITPIVTIAGIDIGGQLGGVAITETTFSLPGMGKTAVGAVFAQNLPVVMATVLFGAVFIVLSNVIVDMLYAVIDPRVKLGSSGR; this is encoded by the coding sequence ATGTTTCGCTTCTTCGTCAAACGGGCACTCCTGGCCGTCCTTACGCTCTTCGCGATCTCAGTGACGGTCTTCGGCCTGTTCTTCCTCGGCCCCGCCGACCCGGCGGCGACGATGTGCGGCACCAAGGCATGCACCCAGGCGCAGCACGACAAGATCGAGCAGTCGCTCGAGCTCGACAAAAGCCCGGTGACGCAATACGCCAACTACATGAAAGGCGTGTTCGTCGGCCGGGACATCGGCAGCGGGCCGGACAAGATCGAGTGCCCCGCGCCCTGCCTGGGCATCAACTTCCGGACGTATGAGAAAGTCTCCGACATCATCGGGCGTACGCTGCCGGTCACGTTCAGCGTCGTGCTCGGCGCGGCCGTCATCTACGTGCTGTTCGGTACAGCGCTCGGGATGACCTCCGCGATCAAACGCGGCTCCCTGCTGGACCGCATCGCCGCCGGCACCGCCCTGACCTTCGCGTCGACCCAGATCTTCTTCCTCGGCTCGCTCATCTTGGCGATCTTCGTCTACAACCTCGGCTGGCTGCCCAGAGCGCAGTACATCAGCCCGTTCGAAGATCCGCTCGGCTGGATCGGCGGCATGATCACGCCGTGGATCGCGCTCGGCCTGATCAACTCGGCGAGCTACTCGCGATTCTCGCGGGCGCAGATGATCGAGACCTTGAGCGAGGACTACATCCGCACCGCCCGGGCCAAGGGCCTGAGGATGAAGGCGGTGTATCTCCGGCATGCTTTGCGGGCCGCGATCACTCCGATCGTGACGATCGCCGGCATCGACATCGGTGGCCAGCTCGGCGGCGTGGCGATCACCGAGACCACCTTCAGCCTTCCCGGCATGGGCAAGACCGCCGTCGGCGCGGTCTTCGCACAGAACCTGCCGGTGGTCATGGCGACGGTGCTCTTCGGTGCGGTCTTCATCGTGCTGTCCAACGTGATCGTCGACATGCTGTACGCCGTTATCGACCCGCGGGTCAAGCTCGGCTCTTCCGGGAGATGA
- a CDS encoding prephenate dehydrogenase yields MARDGLPTLRIAVVGTGLIGGSVLRRLAQTEHEVVGWDLDPGTRTTGTDLGLAFADRLDDALAGRDVVFLCGPLSSLPTGLAEVVAAAPKHCVITDVGSTKMAVAVAAERAGLAGRFVGGHPMAGSERAGLAAATPDLYVGAPWVLTPLGVPGLPAFRLLARLVLESFDARVVPLDATVHDDIVALASHIPHILAGALATATDRSDVRAAVLSLAAGSFSDGTRVAGTPSARTTDMLINNRAAIARRIGLVRSALDDLVDAVVAGDAERLLSCLSEGRHARLDLLARHTEPASRTFTAGESYNEELTYLLELGASGGCVTGCQIDGDRVTYAVLKPATP; encoded by the coding sequence ATGGCACGTGACGGGCTGCCGACGCTCCGGATCGCCGTCGTCGGAACCGGTCTGATCGGCGGATCCGTCCTCCGGCGCCTGGCCCAGACCGAGCACGAGGTCGTCGGCTGGGATCTCGACCCCGGTACGCGCACCACCGGGACCGATCTGGGGCTGGCGTTCGCCGATCGGCTCGACGACGCCCTCGCCGGGCGGGACGTCGTCTTTCTCTGCGGACCGCTGTCGTCGCTGCCCACCGGGTTGGCCGAAGTGGTCGCCGCGGCTCCGAAGCACTGCGTGATCACGGACGTCGGCAGCACCAAGATGGCCGTCGCGGTGGCGGCGGAGCGGGCCGGGCTGGCCGGTCGCTTCGTCGGCGGTCACCCGATGGCGGGTTCGGAACGGGCGGGGCTCGCCGCCGCCACGCCCGATCTCTACGTCGGGGCGCCGTGGGTGCTGACGCCGCTCGGCGTACCGGGGCTGCCCGCGTTCCGGCTGCTGGCCCGGCTCGTCCTGGAGTCGTTCGACGCGCGGGTGGTGCCGCTGGACGCGACCGTTCACGACGACATCGTGGCGCTCGCGTCGCACATCCCGCACATCCTGGCCGGTGCGCTGGCGACGGCCACCGATCGGTCCGACGTTCGCGCGGCGGTGCTGAGTCTCGCCGCGGGCAGCTTCTCCGACGGCACCCGAGTCGCCGGTACGCCCAGCGCCCGCACCACGGACATGCTGATCAACAACCGGGCCGCGATCGCGCGCCGGATCGGGCTGGTCCGATCGGCCCTCGACGATCTCGTGGACGCCGTCGTCGCTGGGGACGCCGAGCGCCTGCTGAGCTGCCTGAGCGAGGGGCGGCACGCCCGGCTGGACCTGCTGGCCCGGCATACCGAACCCGCGTCCCGGACGTTCACCGCCGGCGAAAGCTACAACGAGGAGCTCACTTACCTCTTGGAGTTGGGCGCGTCCGGTGGCTGCGTCACCGGTTGCCAGATCGACGGCGATCGCGTCACGTATGCCGTGCTGAAGCCGGCGACTCCATGA
- a CDS encoding GNAT family N-acetyltransferase, with amino-acid sequence MVLALSARDIGSRVVVRRRVQTGERPLYTDLLGELTEITPAEVVILTSAGAVRVPVDEIHRAKPVPARRGPTAREIAEVERAATRAWPPAELAWLGDWRLRAAGGYTGRANSALPVGDPGVPLSAAIEQVVAFYTERDLPPQVDVPLPLAATVQRELLKAGWHEECAVHVQTIDLDQLIAATDAVGSLSARPSPAALALIEGRRGPLPEAAHHVLTAVPTLAFCEYADAGEPLGRAARSAVSGDLLAMGRGTVTAAGHADDEGARWLGLFAIETVPAARRRGLAQQVVGQLARWGREHGASHAFLQVESTNEAAQALYAKLGFTTHHSYLRYRLRQRR; translated from the coding sequence ATGGTGCTGGCCCTCAGTGCGCGCGACATCGGATCTCGGGTAGTCGTCCGGAGACGGGTCCAGACGGGTGAACGCCCCCTTTATACCGATTTGTTGGGCGAGCTAACCGAAATCACGCCCGCCGAAGTCGTGATTCTCACCTCCGCCGGTGCGGTGCGCGTACCAGTGGATGAGATCCATCGTGCGAAGCCGGTGCCCGCGCGCCGGGGCCCGACCGCCCGCGAGATCGCGGAGGTCGAGCGAGCCGCCACGCGCGCCTGGCCCCCTGCGGAGCTGGCGTGGCTGGGCGACTGGCGGTTGCGCGCCGCCGGCGGCTACACCGGCCGGGCCAACTCCGCGCTGCCCGTCGGCGACCCGGGCGTGCCGCTCAGCGCGGCGATCGAGCAGGTGGTGGCGTTCTACACCGAGCGTGACCTGCCGCCGCAGGTAGACGTGCCACTGCCGCTCGCGGCTACCGTCCAGCGCGAGCTGCTGAAGGCGGGCTGGCACGAGGAATGCGCCGTGCACGTCCAGACCATCGACCTCGACCAGCTCATCGCGGCCACCGACGCCGTCGGCTCGCTGTCCGCGCGGCCGTCACCCGCCGCGCTCGCCTTGATCGAAGGACGGCGCGGACCGTTGCCCGAGGCCGCGCATCACGTCCTGACCGCGGTCCCCACGCTTGCCTTCTGCGAGTACGCGGACGCCGGGGAGCCTCTTGGGCGAGCCGCCAGGAGTGCAGTCAGCGGCGACCTGCTCGCGATGGGTCGTGGCACCGTCACCGCCGCCGGTCACGCCGACGACGAAGGGGCACGCTGGCTCGGGCTGTTCGCGATCGAGACCGTGCCCGCGGCCCGTCGCCGCGGGCTGGCCCAACAGGTCGTCGGGCAGCTGGCGCGGTGGGGTCGCGAGCACGGCGCGAGCCACGCGTTCCTGCAGGTGGAGTCGACGAACGAAGCCGCGCAGGCACTGTACGCGAAGCTCGGCTTCACGACGCACCACAGCTACCTGCGCTATCGCCTCCGGCAGCGGCGTTAG
- the fdxA gene encoding ferredoxin: protein MTYIIAEPCVDVLDKACIEECPVDCIYEGNRMLYIHPDECVDCGACEPVCPVEAIFYEDDVPEQWRDYTPANYEFFNDLGSPGGASKIGKINADAAFIAGLPPRGEGH, encoded by the coding sequence GTGACCTACATCATCGCCGAGCCCTGCGTCGACGTCCTCGACAAGGCGTGCATCGAGGAGTGCCCGGTGGACTGCATCTACGAGGGCAACCGGATGCTGTACATCCACCCCGATGAGTGTGTCGACTGCGGTGCCTGCGAGCCGGTCTGCCCCGTCGAAGCCATCTTCTACGAGGACGACGTTCCCGAGCAGTGGCGCGACTACACCCCGGCGAACTACGAGTTCTTCAACGACCTCGGTTCGCCCGGCGGTGCCTCGAAGATCGGCAAGATCAACGCTGACGCCGCATTCATCGCCGGCCTGCCGCCGCGAGGCGAGGGACACTGA
- a CDS encoding ABC transporter ATP-binding protein, with protein sequence MSTQVIEQRGPQGQSSAEPLLKVENLTKHFPVRGSGLIGAKQVVRAVDGVSFEVRPGETLGLVGESGCGKTTTGRMLVRLLDSTEGKITFEGQDITRARGSKLQRLRQDMQIIFQDPYSSLNPRHTVGKIVAMPLQVNGINPPGGVKKRVQELLELVGLNPEHYNRFPHEFSGGQRQRIGIARSLALNPKIIVADEPVSALDVSIQAQVINLLRDLQRDMGLAFVFIAHDLSVVRHFCQRVGVMYLGKLVEIGSREQIYERPAHPYTKALLSAVPDPAHIGESAGRIRLVGDVPTPINPPSGCRFRTRCWKAQDICAQQEPPLTIKSSGSLGACHFPEEGILIEQEDYSDEVATGADEH encoded by the coding sequence GTGAGCACCCAGGTGATCGAGCAGCGTGGCCCGCAGGGCCAGAGTTCCGCCGAGCCGCTGCTGAAGGTGGAGAACCTGACCAAGCACTTCCCGGTGCGGGGCAGTGGACTGATCGGCGCCAAGCAGGTCGTCCGCGCGGTCGACGGGGTCTCGTTCGAGGTCCGTCCGGGTGAGACGCTCGGCCTGGTCGGCGAGTCCGGCTGTGGCAAGACCACCACAGGACGCATGCTGGTCCGGCTGTTGGACTCGACCGAAGGCAAGATCACCTTCGAGGGTCAGGACATCACCCGGGCCCGGGGTTCGAAGCTGCAACGGCTCCGCCAGGACATGCAGATCATCTTCCAGGACCCGTACTCGTCGCTGAACCCGCGTCACACGGTCGGCAAGATCGTGGCGATGCCGTTGCAGGTCAACGGGATCAACCCGCCCGGCGGCGTGAAGAAGCGCGTCCAGGAGCTGCTGGAGCTGGTCGGTCTCAACCCCGAGCACTACAACCGCTTCCCGCACGAGTTCTCCGGCGGTCAGCGGCAGCGCATCGGCATCGCCCGGTCGCTGGCGCTCAACCCGAAGATCATCGTGGCGGACGAGCCGGTGTCGGCGCTCGATGTGTCGATCCAGGCGCAGGTCATCAACCTGCTGCGCGATCTTCAGCGGGACATGGGCCTGGCCTTCGTCTTCATCGCCCACGACCTGTCCGTCGTCCGGCACTTCTGCCAGCGCGTCGGCGTGATGTACCTGGGCAAGCTGGTCGAGATCGGCTCGCGTGAGCAGATCTACGAGCGGCCGGCGCACCCGTACACGAAGGCGCTGCTCTCGGCGGTGCCCGACCCGGCGCACATCGGCGAGTCGGCGGGCCGGATCCGCCTGGTGGGCGACGTGCCCACCCCGATCAACCCGCCGTCCGGCTGCCGATTCCGGACGCGCTGCTGGAAGGCCCAGGACATCTGCGCCCAGCAGGAGCCGCCGCTGACCATCAAGTCGAGCGGTTCGCTGGGGGCCTGCCACTTCCCCGAGGAGGGCATCCTGATCGAGCAGGAAGACTACTCCGACGAGGTCGCCACCGGCGCAGACGAGCACTGA
- a CDS encoding ABC transporter ATP-binding protein has protein sequence MTANESPYLEVEDLQVRFRTEDGQVQAVNGVSFSVERGKTLGIVGESGSGKSVTSLSIMGLHNPKSTTMKGSIKLGGQELIGLNQDQLRKLRGRDVAMIFQDPLTALHPFYTIGRQIVEAYRIHHPDASKAVAKKRAIEMLDRVGIPQPDRRFKQYPHEFSGGMRQRAMIAMSLVNDPNLLIADEPTTALDVTVQAQILDLLEDLQREFNSAVILITHDLGVVSQVADDVLVMYGGRVAEFGTVEQIMRSAQHPYTWGLLASMPSLHGDPDADLLPIKGNPPSLLNIPSGCVFHPRCAYAMLNGGPCDVDVPRLLPLALADEPGHTVACHLPERERNRTYQEEIASVGVAQ, from the coding sequence ATGACTGCGAACGAGTCCCCCTACCTCGAGGTCGAAGACCTGCAGGTCCGTTTCCGCACCGAGGACGGCCAGGTCCAGGCGGTCAACGGCGTGAGCTTCTCGGTGGAACGCGGCAAGACCCTCGGCATCGTGGGCGAGTCCGGCTCCGGCAAGAGCGTCACGAGCCTGTCCATCATGGGTCTGCACAACCCCAAGTCGACCACCATGAAGGGCAGCATCAAGCTGGGCGGGCAGGAGCTGATCGGGCTCAACCAGGACCAGCTGCGCAAGCTCCGTGGCCGCGACGTCGCCATGATCTTCCAGGACCCGCTGACCGCGCTGCACCCCTTCTACACGATCGGGCGGCAGATCGTTGAGGCGTACCGGATCCACCATCCGGACGCGTCGAAGGCGGTCGCCAAGAAGCGCGCGATCGAGATGCTCGACCGGGTCGGCATCCCGCAGCCGGACCGCCGGTTCAAGCAGTACCCGCACGAATTCTCCGGCGGTATGCGACAGCGCGCGATGATCGCGATGTCCCTGGTCAACGACCCCAACCTGCTCATCGCGGACGAGCCCACCACGGCTCTCGACGTGACGGTGCAGGCGCAGATCCTGGACCTGCTGGAAGACCTCCAGCGTGAGTTCAACTCCGCGGTCATCCTGATCACGCACGACCTCGGTGTCGTGAGCCAGGTCGCCGACGACGTCCTCGTGATGTACGGCGGCCGGGTGGCCGAGTTCGGCACGGTCGAGCAGATCATGCGGTCGGCCCAGCACCCCTACACCTGGGGCCTGCTGGCCAGCATGCCGTCGCTGCACGGCGACCCCGACGCGGATCTGCTGCCCATCAAGGGCAACCCGCCGAGCCTGCTCAACATCCCGTCCGGCTGCGTGTTCCACCCGCGGTGCGCGTACGCGATGTTGAACGGCGGTCCGTGCGACGTCGACGTGCCGCGGCTGCTGCCGTTGGCGCTGGCCGACGAGCCGGGCCACACGGTCGCGTGCCACCTGCCCGAGCGGGAGCGCAACCGGACGTACCAGGAAGAAATCGCGTCGGTGGGAGTCGCCCAGTGA
- a CDS encoding prolyl oligopeptidase family serine peptidase: MTDLQPRRIVVGRDGERVAYLLGERLCVLDTATGALRPVADEVGAYACDLHATVAVFARHGRLHRVRLTGEPEVVDLGVEGEQPQPDPTGRHIAYRRGQALHVLMEGAHSDAPSPVLLAGEESPTVRWGEVDDDAIGFGRNRGWWWAPDGSAILATRTDGPRSTSLHLLELDGGWVDVHWDRWVYPYVAGAGWFDGPPLVTVLRRGQNHGLVLAVDPRTGETQVHAELSDPRFVRTVDGTPLHLPDGRVLVGSEIAHESYDSRCLFADGTLLTPPNLYVRRVVGRIGPMCLGPGLPAFSGMPPTEPRRGAGERSRETPGAQSALDNELGDLLIEASTDPAEQHLYRVRGALGRGGGMAAQRLTHEPGWHTGECGGETMVIGSAGLDHPGTHWLVLRRGHQVGVLGDPAAGRKDTAQPADLPRPVLDRVTDRRLPVGVLYPGRHLVGRRLPVLLDLATGLGGQSVLARSDAWALRQRWAEAGYAVVAVDTRGSAGIAPSFEKVVHRRLVDLVVADLAETVHELGAKDPDLDLEYVLLRGTGVGGWLAARAVADRPETFHGAVVRDPVRAWTTLPSVLAERYLGNPDDNSEVWLHHELRDLPVRVREIAADAPIDVELSALDALLHS, encoded by the coding sequence GTGACGGACCTTCAACCCCGGCGCATCGTCGTCGGGCGGGACGGCGAGCGGGTGGCGTACCTGCTCGGCGAGCGCCTCTGCGTCCTCGACACGGCCACCGGCGCGCTTCGCCCGGTCGCCGACGAGGTCGGGGCGTACGCCTGCGATCTGCACGCCACCGTCGCCGTCTTCGCCCGCCACGGACGCCTGCACCGCGTACGCCTGACCGGCGAGCCCGAGGTCGTCGACCTCGGCGTCGAGGGCGAGCAGCCACAGCCCGACCCGACCGGGCGGCACATCGCGTACCGGCGCGGGCAGGCGCTGCACGTGCTCATGGAGGGCGCGCACAGCGACGCCCCGTCCCCGGTGCTGCTGGCCGGCGAGGAGAGCCCGACGGTGCGGTGGGGCGAAGTCGACGACGACGCCATCGGCTTCGGCCGGAACCGCGGCTGGTGGTGGGCGCCCGACGGATCGGCGATCCTCGCCACGCGTACGGACGGCCCGCGCAGCACCTCGCTGCATCTGCTGGAACTCGACGGCGGCTGGGTCGACGTGCACTGGGACCGCTGGGTCTACCCCTACGTCGCCGGAGCCGGCTGGTTCGACGGGCCACCCCTGGTGACCGTGCTGCGCCGAGGCCAGAACCACGGGCTCGTGCTCGCGGTCGATCCGCGTACCGGGGAGACCCAGGTGCACGCGGAACTCTCCGATCCCCGGTTCGTCCGCACGGTCGACGGCACGCCGTTACACCTGCCGGACGGCCGCGTACTGGTCGGCAGCGAGATCGCCCACGAGAGCTACGACTCACGGTGCCTGTTCGCCGACGGCACCCTGCTCACCCCGCCCAACCTCTACGTACGCCGAGTCGTCGGCCGGATCGGGCCGATGTGCCTCGGTCCCGGGCTGCCGGCCTTCTCCGGGATGCCGCCGACCGAACCCCGACGTGGCGCCGGGGAGCGCTCGCGCGAGACGCCAGGAGCGCAGTCAGCTCTGGACAACGAACTCGGCGACCTGCTGATCGAGGCGAGCACCGACCCCGCCGAACAGCACCTCTACCGCGTACGCGGAGCGCTGGGCCGGGGCGGCGGGATGGCCGCCCAGCGGCTGACCCACGAGCCCGGCTGGCACACCGGCGAATGCGGCGGCGAGACGATGGTGATCGGCTCGGCCGGCCTGGACCACCCCGGTACGCACTGGCTGGTGTTGCGGCGGGGACATCAGGTCGGTGTCCTCGGCGACCCCGCCGCCGGCCGAAAGGACACAGCTCAGCCGGCGGATCTCCCCCGCCCGGTCCTCGACCGCGTCACCGATCGGCGACTGCCGGTCGGCGTGCTCTATCCGGGACGTCACCTGGTCGGACGGCGGCTGCCGGTGCTGCTCGACCTGGCGACCGGACTCGGCGGGCAGAGCGTGCTGGCCAGATCCGACGCGTGGGCGCTGCGGCAGCGCTGGGCCGAAGCGGGGTACGCCGTGGTCGCGGTCGACACTCGCGGCAGCGCCGGCATCGCGCCGAGCTTCGAGAAGGTGGTGCACCGGCGGCTGGTCGACCTCGTCGTGGCCGACCTGGCCGAGACCGTGCACGAACTGGGCGCGAAGGATCCCGACCTGGACCTGGAATACGTGCTGCTCCGGGGCACCGGCGTCGGCGGCTGGCTGGCCGCCCGGGCGGTGGCGGACCGGCCGGAGACCTTCCACGGCGCGGTCGTCCGCGACCCCGTACGCGCCTGGACGACTCTGCCGTCGGTGCTGGCCGAACGGTACCTGGGCAACCCCGACGACAACTCCGAGGTCTGGCTGCATCACGAACTGCGTGACCTGCCGGTGCGCGTACGCGAAATCGCCGCCGACGCTCCGATCGACGTCGAACTATCCGCATTGGACGCCCTGCTGCACTCCTGA
- the mshB gene encoding N-acetyl-1-D-myo-inositol-2-amino-2-deoxy-alpha-D-glucopyranoside deacetylase: protein MDRSILFVHAHPDDESIGTGATMAHYAAQGARVTLVTCTLGEEGEIHVPALAQLEASQADQLGGYRLIELDRACAALGVADHRFLGGAGRYRDSGMMGTPANEHPRCFWRADLDEAAGHLVEIMRETRPQVLVTYDANGFYGHPDHIQSHRVAMRAAELARAEGFGPAKIYWGAMPKSVLEAGLDAFKDSSDNPFGEATSVDDIPFGTPDDEIAACVDGTDQHEKKVASLHAHATQIPDTSWLYSIAGNFGDEFMGVEYYTLAYGERGPGDGAHGWEADLFSGLDA, encoded by the coding sequence GTGGATCGCAGCATTCTGTTCGTGCACGCTCACCCGGACGACGAGTCGATCGGCACCGGGGCGACCATGGCCCACTACGCCGCCCAGGGCGCTCGGGTGACCCTCGTGACCTGCACCCTCGGGGAGGAGGGCGAGATCCACGTGCCCGCCCTCGCCCAGTTGGAGGCGAGCCAGGCCGACCAGCTCGGCGGCTACCGGCTGATCGAGCTGGACCGGGCGTGCGCCGCGCTGGGCGTGGCCGACCACCGCTTCCTCGGCGGCGCCGGGCGCTACCGGGACTCCGGGATGATGGGCACGCCCGCGAACGAGCACCCGCGCTGCTTCTGGCGGGCCGACCTCGACGAGGCCGCCGGTCACCTGGTCGAGATCATGCGGGAGACCCGGCCGCAGGTGCTGGTCACCTACGACGCCAACGGCTTCTACGGCCACCCCGACCACATTCAGTCGCATCGGGTCGCCATGCGCGCCGCCGAACTGGCGCGGGCGGAGGGCTTCGGCCCGGCCAAGATCTACTGGGGCGCGATGCCGAAGAGCGTCCTGGAGGCGGGACTGGACGCCTTCAAGGACTCCTCGGACAACCCCTTCGGCGAGGCCACGAGCGTCGACGACATCCCGTTCGGCACCCCAGACGACGAGATCGCCGCCTGCGTCGACGGCACCGACCAGCACGAGAAGAAGGTCGCTTCGCTGCACGCGCACGCCACCCAGATTCCCGATACCTCCTGGCTCTATTCGATCGCCGGCAACTTCGGCGACGAATTCATGGGTGTGGAGTACTACACGCTGGCGTACGGCGAGCGCGGTCCGGGCGACGGCGCGCACGGCTGGGAAGCGGACTTGTTCTCGGGCTTGGACGCATGA